In Camelina sativa cultivar DH55 chromosome 13, Cs, whole genome shotgun sequence, the genomic window ttaatgCCTATGGATTGAGTTATTGACTTTGTTGAGTCGTTTGTTTTGGTGGTGTGTGGAGAAGGAAGCATATGTGTTATGTAGGATATTTCAGAAGAGTGGTACCGGGCCTAAGAATGGGGAGCAGTACGGTGCTCCATTTCTTGAGGAGGAGTGGGAAGAAGATGCAATGACATATGTACCAGAGCAAGATGCTTTCAGTGAAGGATTGGCTGTCGATGACGATGTCTATGTCGATATTGATGGCATTGATGAGGTTTGTGTTACAAGTAGATTCTACCTCGTTCTTCAACAATATAGAAATTATTTCTCTTTTGAATACTTTGTAGTGTAAGAGTGATCAGTGATGTGGTTAGATAGATGGTGTGGAATACTGCAAATGCAAAAGAGCGATGAGGGGAGTGTTTTGTGTTAGGCTGAAATAGTATACCTGTTTAGATTTAAGATGAGGGATGGATGTTAGTTAGTAGGTCCTGGCATATTCATGTTGATATACATCTTTACATCTTCTTATTGTTTGTATTCGTTCATGATTTTATCTGTTGTGTGAGCGTCTGAATGTGATTTCCTTTCGCAGAAGCCCGAAAATCTGGTGATCTATGATGCTGTTCCTATTCTACCCAACTATTGTCATGGTGAATCAAGCAACAATGTTGAATCAGGCAATCACTCAGACTCTGGAAATTACATTCAACCAGGAAACTACGTTGTCGACTCTGGTGGCTACTTTGAACAACCAATTGAAACTTTTGAGGAAGATAAGAAGCCTATCATACGGGATGGTAGCATACAGCCTTGTTCTCTATTTCCGGAGGAACATATTGACTGTGGCGTGCAAGACGAGAATGCGGTGAATCTGGACTCATCCAACAATAATGTGTTTGTGGCTGATACATGTTACAGTGACATTCCTATTGATACTAACTATTTGCCTGATGAGCCGTTCATGGATCCTAACAACAGTCTTCCACTCAACGATGGTCTGTACCTGGAAACGAATGATCTCAGCATTGCTCAACAAGATGATTTTAACTTCGAAGATTATCTTAATGATTTTAACTTTGACGATGATGGTTTTACTCTTGATGATCCTGAATTAGATGCTCTCCTCGACCAAAAAGTAAGACTTGTGCTTTCAACGTGCTTAGTTTTTTCTGTATGTTAAAACTCCTCTTTAACTCACCTTTACACAAACAGCCTGCCCCTGAAGAATTGGAGAAGGAGGTCGCAGAAGGCAAGGAGATGGTGGAGAAAAAGGAAAGTGGTGAAGGATCTTCCTCAAAACAAGATGCAGATCTCACGGACTTTGATTCAGGTAACACTCAGATATTCATTGATTCATcgtaaaacaaattatttgatgATCGATTCTGACGCCTTCTGAAACTAAATCCTGCAGCTTCAAAGTACCCTTTTCTCAAAAAGACAAGCCACATGCTTGGAGCTATTCCTGCTCCATCTTCATTTGCTTCACAGTTCAAATCAAAGGACGCAGCAATCAGGCTACACTCAGCACAATCTTCTGGTTCAGTTCACGTGACTGCAGGTATGATCAGAATATCAAACATGACTCTAGCAGCGGATAGCAGTATGGGCTGGGCATATGACAAGAACGGTAACCTCAACGTAGTCCTTTCATTTGGAGTGGTCCAACGGGATGATGAGCCAAATGCCTCGGGAAGTAAGACAGGAACTACGGAGACAAGAGCTATGTTGATCTTCATGTTTTTATGGGTTCTCGTACTCTCTGTTAGCTTCAAAATAGGAACCATGGTCTCTGCCCGGTAATAGCATCAAAAGTTGAATCGTCTCAAAAAGACTTTTTTGGTGTTTGTATCTCTTCAATTATATAGCGTTTTTAACTCTGGCAGTGCTTTGCTgctcaatatttattttttatcttttcaaaagGGATTTTGTGTAGTCTGAAATTATCTTTAAGATTCCATACAAGTGAGTATACtaagtcttatttttttttctggtcgaTGATGATAATTAAGTGACATCTTAAGGAAGCAAAAAGGGATATCGTTTCTGAGATTAAATTTAATCTTCCTTAAAGATTCGTTTCAAAAGCAGTCGAAGTTACATGTAATAGTCCATGCACGATTATTAACAGAAGGAAACTTGGCTGTTATTATTTACAAACTTACTGAAGGGATACACTATTATTATTACCTGCGATAAATAAATGCTGTGAAAATTCTCCAATAATTAAGGGAAACAAGCATTCATATTTCATAACAAACAACTGATTCTAAATCtttgataataaaataagaaagaacaTATTCCCCACACTTAGCTCTCTCATTCTCAAAAATAGTACTTTTAAACCAACGTTTGATTCTCTGTCTTTGTCGGATTCAACAGTGAGCTTCTTCAAAAGCTTATGTATTTGTGTAGCTTATATTGTTTGGGAGTTA contains:
- the LOC104734452 gene encoding NAC domain-containing protein 78 isoform X1: MGRDSVTTSLAPGFRFHPTDEELVRYYLKRKVCNKPFKFDAISVTDIYKSEPWDLPDKSKLKSRDLEWYFFSMLDKKYSNGSKTNRATEKGYWKTTGKDREIRNGSRVVGMKKTLVYHKGRAPRGERTNWVMHEYRLSDEDLKKAGVPQKEAYVLCRIFQKSGTGPKNGEQYGAPFLEEEWEEDAMTYVPEQDAFSEGLAVDDDVYVDIDGIDEKPENLVIYDAVPILPNYCHGESSNNVESGNHSDSGNYIQPGNYVVDSGGYFEQPIETFEEDKKPIIRDGSIQPCSLFPEEHIDCGVQDENAVNLDSSNNNVFVADTCYSDIPIDTNYLPDEPFMDPNNSLPLNDGLYLETNDLSIAQQDDFNFEDYLNDFNFDDDGFTLDDPELDALLDQKPAPEELEKEVAEGKEMVEKKESGEGSSSKQDADLTDFDSASKYPFLKKTSHMLGAIPAPSSFASQFKSKDAAIRLHSAQSSGSVHVTAGMIRISNMTLAADSSMGWAYDKNGNLNVVLSFGVVQRDDEPNASGSKTGTTETRAMLIFMFLWVLVLSVSFKIGTMVSAR
- the LOC104734452 gene encoding NAC domain-containing protein 78 isoform X2, coding for MGRDSVTTSLAPGFRFHPTDEELVRYYLKRKVCNKPFKFDAISVTDIYKSEPWDLPDKSKLKSRDLEWYFFSMLDKKYSNGSKTNRATEKGYWKTTGKDREIRNGSRVVGMKKTLVYHKGRAPRGERTNWVMHEYRLSDEDLKKAGVPQEAYVLCRIFQKSGTGPKNGEQYGAPFLEEEWEEDAMTYVPEQDAFSEGLAVDDDVYVDIDGIDEKPENLVIYDAVPILPNYCHGESSNNVESGNHSDSGNYIQPGNYVVDSGGYFEQPIETFEEDKKPIIRDGSIQPCSLFPEEHIDCGVQDENAVNLDSSNNNVFVADTCYSDIPIDTNYLPDEPFMDPNNSLPLNDGLYLETNDLSIAQQDDFNFEDYLNDFNFDDDGFTLDDPELDALLDQKPAPEELEKEVAEGKEMVEKKESGEGSSSKQDADLTDFDSASKYPFLKKTSHMLGAIPAPSSFASQFKSKDAAIRLHSAQSSGSVHVTAGMIRISNMTLAADSSMGWAYDKNGNLNVVLSFGVVQRDDEPNASGSKTGTTETRAMLIFMFLWVLVLSVSFKIGTMVSAR